One Streptomyces sp. NBC_01217 genomic region harbors:
- a CDS encoding electron transfer flavoprotein subunit beta/FixA family protein, with protein sequence MSLRIVVCVKYVPDATGDRHFADDLTLDREDVDGLLSELDEYAVEQALQIADGADDAEITVLTVGPEDARDALRKALSMGADRAVHVEDDDLHGTDVIGTSLVLARAIEKAGYDLVISGMASTDGTMGVVPALLAERLGVPQVTLLSEVSVEGGVVRGRRDGDSASEQLEASLPAVVSVTDQSGEARYPSFKGIMAAKKKPVESWDLEDLEIEADEVGLAGAWSAVDSAAQRPARSAGTIVKDEGEGGRQLAEFLAGQKFI encoded by the coding sequence GTGAGCTTGAGGATCGTTGTCTGTGTGAAGTATGTGCCCGATGCCACCGGTGACCGGCATTTCGCGGATGATCTGACGCTGGACCGTGAGGATGTCGACGGTCTGCTGTCGGAGCTGGACGAGTACGCGGTGGAGCAGGCGCTGCAGATCGCGGACGGGGCGGACGATGCGGAGATCACCGTGCTGACGGTGGGTCCGGAGGATGCCAGGGACGCGTTGCGCAAGGCGCTGTCGATGGGTGCGGACAGGGCTGTTCACGTCGAGGACGACGATCTGCACGGTACGGACGTGATCGGCACGTCGCTGGTGCTGGCCAGGGCGATCGAGAAGGCGGGCTACGACCTGGTGATCTCGGGCATGGCGTCGACGGACGGCACGATGGGTGTGGTTCCCGCGCTGCTGGCCGAGCGTCTGGGTGTCCCGCAGGTCACGCTGCTGTCCGAGGTCTCTGTCGAGGGCGGGGTCGTGCGGGGCCGCCGTGACGGCGACAGCGCGTCCGAGCAGCTGGAGGCCTCCCTCCCGGCGGTGGTGTCGGTGACCGACCAGTCGGGCGAGGCACGCTACCCCTCGTTCAAGGGGATCATGGCGGCGAAGAAGAAGCCGGTGGAGTCCTGGGACCTGGAGGATTTGGAGATCGAGGCGGACGAGGTCGGCCTGGCGGGTGCCTGGAGCGCGGTCGACTCTGCGGCGCAGCGCCCGGCCCGCAGCGCGGGCACGATCGTCAAGGACGAGGGTGAGGGCGGCAGGCAGCTGGCCGAGTTCCTGGCGGGTCAGAAGTTCATCTAG
- a CDS encoding electron transfer flavoprotein subunit alpha/FixB family protein, whose amino-acid sequence MAEVLVYVDHVDGAVRKPTLELLTLARRVGEPVALALGAGAAETASVLAEHGAVKVLTADAPEFADYLVVPKVDALQAAVEAVSPVAVLVPSSAEGKEIAARLAVRIGSGIVTDAVDLEAGEQGPVATQSAFAASFTTKSRVTRGVPVITVKPNSAPVEAAPAAGVVETLPVGFSAQATGTKVLSRTPRESTGRPELTEAAIVVSGGRGVNGAENFAIIEALADSLGAAVGASRAAVDAGWYPHSNQVGQTGKSVSPQLYIASGISGAIQHRAGMQTSKTIVAINKDAEAPIFDLVDYGVVGDLFQVVPQLTDEVNTRKG is encoded by the coding sequence ATGGCTGAAGTTCTCGTCTATGTCGACCACGTGGACGGCGCCGTCCGCAAGCCCACTCTGGAGCTGTTGACGCTGGCGCGTCGGGTCGGTGAGCCGGTCGCGCTCGCGCTGGGCGCGGGTGCGGCCGAGACCGCGTCGGTGCTGGCTGAGCACGGTGCGGTGAAGGTCCTGACCGCGGACGCCCCCGAGTTCGCCGATTATCTGGTCGTGCCGAAGGTGGATGCGCTGCAGGCTGCGGTCGAGGCGGTGTCCCCGGTCGCGGTGCTGGTTCCGTCCTCCGCCGAGGGCAAGGAGATCGCCGCCCGCCTCGCGGTCCGGATCGGTTCCGGGATCGTCACCGACGCGGTGGATCTGGAGGCCGGTGAGCAGGGTCCGGTGGCCACGCAGTCGGCGTTCGCCGCGTCGTTCACCACGAAGTCCCGTGTCACCAGGGGTGTCCCGGTCATCACGGTGAAGCCGAACTCGGCCCCGGTCGAGGCGGCCCCGGCCGCGGGTGTGGTCGAGACCCTGCCGGTCGGCTTCTCGGCGCAGGCCACCGGCACGAAGGTTCTCTCCCGCACCCCGCGCGAGTCGACGGGGCGTCCGGAGCTGACCGAGGCCGCGATCGTGGTGTCCGGTGGCCGTGGCGTGAACGGTGCCGAGAACTTCGCGATCATCGAGGCGCTCGCCGACTCGCTCGGCGCGGCGGTGGGTGCCTCGCGTGCCGCGGTCGACGCGGGCTGGTACCCGCACTCCAACCAGGTCGGCCAGACCGGCAAGTCGGTGTCCCCGCAGCTGTACATCGCGTCGGGTATCTCCGGCGCGATCCAGCACCGGGCGGGCATGCAGACCTCGAAGACGATCGTCGCGATCAACAAGGACGCCGAAGCCCCCATCTTCGACCTCGTCGACTACGGCGTCGTCGGCGACCTCTTCCAGGTCGTCCCCCAGCTCACCGACGAAGTCAACACCCGCAAGGGCTGA
- a CDS encoding ROK family protein: MHTDLVAALDIGGTKIAAALVDGGGGLLVRAQRPTPARESAETVMGAVTEVLAELSQSPLWERATAVGIGSAGPVDASAGTVSPVNVPGWRDFPLVERVGKVVGGLPVELVGDGVAMTAAEHWLGAARGYDNALCMVVSTGVGGGLVLGGKLHPGPTGNAGHIGHVSVDLDGDLCPCGSRGCVERIASGPNIARRALETGWRPGPDGDASAAAVAAAARAGDPVAIASFERAAQALAAGIAATATLVEIEIAVIGGGVAGAGDILFAPLRRALRRYATLSFVQQLTVAPAVMGTDAGLVGAAAAAVRVASGDAVAVQA, from the coding sequence ATGCATACCGACCTCGTCGCCGCGCTGGACATCGGCGGCACCAAGATCGCCGCCGCGCTGGTGGACGGCGGCGGGGGGCTCCTCGTACGGGCGCAGCGGCCGACGCCCGCCCGGGAGAGCGCCGAGACGGTGATGGGCGCCGTGACAGAGGTCCTGGCAGAGCTGTCGCAATCGCCGCTGTGGGAGCGGGCGACGGCCGTCGGTATCGGCAGCGCCGGCCCGGTGGACGCCTCGGCCGGTACGGTCAGCCCCGTCAACGTCCCCGGCTGGCGTGACTTCCCGCTGGTGGAACGGGTTGGCAAGGTGGTCGGCGGGCTGCCCGTGGAACTGGTCGGCGACGGCGTCGCGATGACCGCGGCCGAGCACTGGTTGGGTGCCGCCCGCGGCTATGACAACGCGCTGTGCATGGTCGTGTCGACCGGTGTCGGCGGCGGACTCGTCCTCGGCGGAAAGCTGCACCCCGGGCCCACGGGCAACGCCGGGCACATCGGCCACGTCAGCGTGGACCTGGACGGCGATCTGTGCCCGTGCGGTTCGCGCGGCTGCGTCGAGCGCATCGCCAGCGGGCCGAACATCGCCCGCCGGGCCCTGGAGACCGGCTGGCGGCCCGGTCCGGACGGCGACGCCTCGGCCGCCGCCGTGGCCGCCGCCGCGCGCGCCGGGGATCCGGTCGCCATCGCCTCGTTCGAGCGTGCAGCGCAGGCGCTGGCCGCGGGAATCGCCGCCACCGCCACGCTCGTCGAGATCGAGATCGCGGTGATCGGCGGAGGGGTGGCCGGTGCGGGTGACATCCTCTTCGCTCCGCTGCGCCGTGCCCTGCGCAGGTACGCCACGCTCTCCTTCGTCCAGCAGCTCACGGTGGCCCCGGCGGTCATGGGGACCGACGCCGGGCTGGTCGGCGCGGCGGCCGCGGCGGTGCGGGTCGCCTCGGGCGATGCGGTGGCCGTTCAGGCCTGA
- a CDS encoding DUF6986 family protein encodes MGQQEKVETSLAGAVSEEISASLTAVDAELARRYPGDPGTRQPVHTVYVPGDTFTAGTIRFWGDQALKALDEHAPDAPSFAAVLGIPDELAAPVYDRVRAKLEREPVEDLRIDFEDGYGPRPDAEEDEAAARAARLISQAYENGTAAPYMGIRMKCMEAAVRDRGIRTTDIFLTGLMRAGGLSDGLVLTLPKVTYPEQVTAFVRLLEAFEEAHGLPSGRLGFEIQIETSQSILAADGTAAVARMIDAARGRATGLHYGTFDYSACVGVSAAYQASDHPAADHAKAVMQVAAAGTGVRVSDGSTNVLPVGPTHQVHEAWRLHYGLTRRALARAYYQGWDMHPGHLPTRYAAVYTFYREGLEQAAARLAAYVAKAGGDVMDEPATAKALSGYLLRGIDCGALDTAEVARLTGLKRADLDAFASPRRGGLTVTAP; translated from the coding sequence ATGGGTCAGCAGGAGAAGGTGGAAACGAGCCTCGCCGGTGCGGTGAGCGAGGAGATCAGCGCCTCCCTCACCGCGGTCGACGCCGAGCTCGCCCGCCGCTACCCGGGAGACCCGGGGACGCGCCAGCCGGTCCACACGGTCTACGTCCCCGGCGACACGTTCACCGCGGGCACCATCCGCTTCTGGGGGGACCAGGCGCTGAAGGCCCTCGATGAACACGCCCCCGACGCGCCCTCGTTCGCCGCCGTCCTCGGCATCCCTGACGAGCTCGCCGCCCCCGTTTACGACCGCGTACGCGCCAAGCTGGAGCGCGAGCCCGTCGAGGATCTGCGCATCGACTTCGAGGACGGCTACGGCCCCCGCCCCGACGCCGAGGAGGACGAGGCGGCCGCCCGCGCCGCCCGGCTGATCTCACAGGCGTACGAGAACGGCACCGCGGCCCCGTACATGGGCATCCGGATGAAGTGCATGGAGGCCGCCGTGCGCGACCGGGGCATCCGTACCACGGACATCTTCCTCACTGGCCTCATGCGGGCGGGAGGTCTGTCCGACGGCCTGGTCCTCACCCTTCCCAAGGTGACGTACCCCGAACAGGTCACCGCCTTCGTCCGGCTCCTCGAAGCCTTCGAGGAGGCCCACGGTCTGCCGTCGGGCCGACTCGGCTTCGAGATCCAGATCGAGACCAGCCAGTCGATCCTGGCTGCCGACGGCACCGCCGCCGTGGCCCGCATGATCGACGCCGCGCGGGGCCGCGCCACCGGTCTGCACTACGGCACCTTCGACTACAGCGCCTGTGTCGGCGTCAGCGCCGCCTACCAGGCGAGCGACCACCCGGCCGCCGACCACGCCAAGGCCGTCATGCAGGTGGCCGCCGCAGGCACCGGCGTACGGGTCTCCGACGGCTCCACCAACGTCCTCCCGGTCGGCCCCACCCACCAGGTCCACGAGGCCTGGCGACTCCACTACGGCCTCACCCGCCGCGCCCTGGCCCGCGCCTACTACCAGGGCTGGGACATGCACCCGGGTCATCTGCCGACCCGTTACGCGGCCGTCTACACCTTCTACCGCGAGGGCCTGGAGCAGGCCGCCGCGCGGCTCGCCGCGTACGTCGCCAAGGCGGGCGGCGACGTCATGGACGAACCCGCCACCGCCAAGGCGCTCAGCGGTTACCTGCTGCGCGGCATCGACTGCGGCGCCCTGGACACCGCCGAGGTCGCCCGCCTGACCGGGCTGAAGCGCGCGGACCTGGACGCGTTCGCATCGCCGCGGCGGGGCGGGCTGACGGTGACCGCGCCGTAG
- a CDS encoding NPCBM/NEW2 domain-containing protein, with product MRHLPTRTTRTSPRGVIGALLAGLLCATGATVPAVADAPAPAPASAPRADNGLALTPPMGFNNWNSTHCRAEFNESMVKGIADIFVEKGLKDAGYQYVNLDDCWAKPQRNADGKLEADPQRFPNGIKAVADYVHSKGLKIGIYTSAGTKTCDSVGLPGALGHEYSDAQQFADWGIDYLKYDNCNNQGVDAKQRYTTMRDALAATGRPIVYSICEWGENKPWEWAAGIGNLWRTTGDINDSWGSMLSIMKQNLPLAAAAGPGHWNDPDMLEVGNGGMTDTEYRTHFSMWSVMAAPLLIGSDLRKAGPETFEILSNHEVIAVDQDPLGKQGTVLSSTGGRWVVAKEMQDGSRVVALFNETGSAQRISTTAEAAGLPKATAYTMRDLWEHTTYNTAGGVSATVPAHGTVLLRIAADRKWAAHPPAVEVGLNGRPLVEAGRTATLTTTVTDLGRTPAKKVSAALTGPSGWRVKAVSPTGSPALPTGRALATRWQVTAPAGTATGAYDLTLTARYRSPAGTRVTSTVPFQAHVVVAPPVGGGYLGDLPRLSEANGWGPVEKDTSNGESEAGDGNPLTIGGTVFAKGLGVHADSAVEFYTGGACGTVTAQVGADDEKGAKGTVAFEVWADGTKVASTGVLTNAMPAQPLSADVSGAQVVRLVVTDGGDGIDSDHADWADLRITC from the coding sequence ATGCGTCATCTTCCAACCCGTACAACCCGAACCAGCCCCCGCGGAGTCATCGGAGCGCTGCTGGCCGGGCTGCTCTGCGCCACGGGAGCGACCGTTCCCGCCGTCGCGGATGCACCGGCTCCCGCGCCCGCGTCGGCTCCCCGGGCCGACAACGGCCTCGCGCTCACCCCTCCCATGGGGTTCAACAATTGGAACTCGACGCACTGCCGCGCCGAGTTCAACGAGTCGATGGTCAAGGGAATCGCCGACATCTTCGTCGAGAAGGGCCTCAAGGACGCCGGCTATCAGTACGTCAATCTCGACGACTGCTGGGCAAAGCCGCAGCGCAATGCGGACGGAAAACTGGAGGCCGATCCGCAGCGCTTCCCGAACGGCATCAAGGCAGTCGCGGACTATGTCCACTCCAAAGGCCTGAAAATCGGCATCTATACCAGTGCCGGCACCAAGACCTGCGACAGCGTGGGGCTTCCGGGTGCGCTCGGCCATGAGTACAGCGATGCGCAGCAGTTCGCCGACTGGGGCATCGACTACCTCAAGTACGACAACTGCAACAACCAGGGTGTCGACGCGAAACAGCGCTATACGACGATGCGGGACGCACTGGCGGCGACCGGCCGCCCCATTGTCTACAGCATCTGCGAATGGGGCGAGAACAAGCCCTGGGAGTGGGCCGCCGGCATCGGCAATCTCTGGCGCACCACCGGCGACATCAACGACAGCTGGGGCAGCATGCTGTCGATCATGAAGCAGAACCTTCCCCTCGCCGCGGCCGCGGGCCCAGGGCACTGGAACGACCCCGACATGCTGGAGGTCGGCAACGGCGGCATGACGGACACTGAGTACCGCACCCACTTCTCCATGTGGTCCGTGATGGCGGCGCCGCTGCTCATCGGTTCCGATCTGCGCAAGGCGGGCCCGGAAACCTTCGAGATCCTCTCCAACCACGAGGTCATCGCGGTCGATCAGGACCCGCTGGGCAAGCAGGGCACCGTCCTCTCCTCCACCGGCGGACGCTGGGTCGTCGCCAAGGAGATGCAGGACGGCAGCCGCGTCGTGGCTCTCTTCAACGAGACCGGCAGCGCCCAGCGCATCTCGACGACGGCCGAGGCGGCAGGGCTGCCGAAGGCCACCGCGTACACGATGCGCGACCTGTGGGAGCACACGACGTACAACACGGCGGGCGGCGTCTCGGCGACAGTTCCGGCGCACGGGACCGTACTGCTGCGCATCGCGGCCGACCGCAAGTGGGCCGCGCATCCGCCCGCCGTGGAAGTCGGCCTGAACGGGAGGCCGTTGGTCGAGGCGGGTCGCACCGCCACTCTCACGACGACGGTCACCGATCTCGGCCGCACCCCCGCCAAGAAGGTCTCCGCGGCACTCACCGGCCCCTCGGGCTGGCGGGTGAAGGCCGTATCGCCGACCGGATCGCCGGCGCTGCCGACCGGCCGGGCCCTCGCCACCCGCTGGCAGGTGACGGCCCCTGCGGGCACGGCCACCGGTGCGTACGATCTGACGCTCACCGCCCGCTACCGCTCACCGGCCGGAACACGGGTGACGTCCACGGTCCCGTTCCAGGCCCATGTGGTGGTCGCGCCACCTGTGGGCGGCGGCTACCTCGGCGATCTGCCCCGGCTCTCCGAAGCCAACGGCTGGGGTCCGGTCGAGAAGGACACCAGCAACGGCGAGAGCGAAGCGGGTGACGGAAATCCTCTCACCATCGGCGGCACGGTCTTCGCCAAGGGCCTCGGCGTGCACGCCGACAGCGCCGTCGAGTTCTACACCGGCGGGGCATGCGGCACCGTGACCGCGCAGGTCGGGGCCGACGACGAGAAGGGCGCCAAGGGGACGGTCGCCTTCGAGGTCTGGGCCGACGGTACGAAGGTGGCATCGACCGGCGTGCTGACCAACGCGATGCCCGCGCAGCCACTCTCCGCGGATGTGAGCGGTGCGCAGGTGGTACGTCTGGTGGTCACCGACGGCGGGGACGGTATCGATTCCGACCACGCGGACTGGGCGGACCTGCGGATCACCTGCTGA
- a CDS encoding LacI family DNA-binding transcriptional regulator → MAETARHSENRYGNRPTMKDVAARAGVGLKTVSRVVNSEPGVTPDTERRVQEAIEALGFRRNDSARVLRKGRTASIGLVLEDLADPFYGPLSRAVEEVARAHGALLINGSSAEDPEREQELVLALCARRVDGLIVIPAGDDHRYLEPEIKAGIATVFVDRPAGRIDADMVLSDSFGGAREGVAHLIAHGHRRIGFIGDQPRIHTATERLRGYHAAMADAGTTVEDSWVALGSTEPDRVRAAVEKMLSGPEPVTALFAGNNRVTVTAVRVLAEQERRIALVGFDDIELADLLGITVVSQDAAAVGRTAAEHLFRRLDGADHAPARVELPTRLIQRGSGELPPA, encoded by the coding sequence GTGGCCGAGACCGCCCGTCATTCCGAGAACCGTTACGGCAACCGGCCGACCATGAAGGATGTGGCGGCCCGCGCCGGAGTGGGCCTCAAGACGGTCTCCCGTGTGGTCAACAGCGAGCCGGGCGTCACGCCCGACACCGAACGCCGGGTCCAGGAGGCCATCGAGGCGCTCGGCTTCCGCCGCAACGACAGCGCGCGTGTCCTGCGCAAGGGCCGCACCGCCTCCATCGGCCTGGTCCTGGAGGATCTCGCCGACCCGTTCTACGGGCCGCTGAGCCGCGCGGTGGAGGAGGTCGCCCGGGCTCACGGCGCCCTGCTCATCAACGGGTCGAGCGCCGAGGACCCGGAGCGCGAGCAGGAGCTCGTACTCGCCCTGTGCGCGCGCCGGGTGGACGGGCTCATCGTGATTCCGGCCGGCGACGACCACCGCTATCTGGAGCCGGAGATAAAGGCCGGCATCGCCACCGTCTTCGTGGACCGCCCGGCGGGCCGTATCGACGCCGACATGGTCCTCTCCGACAGCTTCGGGGGCGCCCGCGAGGGCGTCGCCCATCTGATCGCGCACGGCCACCGCCGGATCGGCTTCATCGGCGACCAGCCGCGCATCCACACCGCCACGGAACGACTGCGCGGCTACCACGCGGCCATGGCGGACGCCGGGACGACGGTCGAGGACTCCTGGGTCGCCCTCGGGTCGACCGAGCCCGACCGGGTGCGGGCCGCCGTCGAGAAGATGCTCTCCGGACCCGAGCCCGTCACCGCGCTGTTCGCGGGCAACAACCGGGTGACGGTGACAGCGGTGCGCGTTCTCGCCGAGCAGGAACGCCGGATCGCCCTGGTCGGCTTCGACGACATCGAACTGGCCGATCTGCTCGGCATCACCGTCGTCTCCCAGGATGCCGCCGCCGTCGGCCGCACCGCCGCCGAGCACCTCTTCCGCCGCCTGGACGGCGCGGACCACGCCCCGGCCCGCGTGGAGCTCCCCACGCGGCTCATCCAACGCGGCTCGGGCGAGCTGCCGCCCGCCTGA